One genomic segment of Bacteroides caccae includes these proteins:
- a CDS encoding porin family protein, with protein sequence MKKIFGALLIAVCIGMAMPAQAQIHFGVKGGLNLSKASFSNVKENFKKDNFTGFFIGPMAEFNIPIVGLGVDAALLFAQRGIKVSDADADVTVKQNGIDIPVNLKYNIGLGSLAGIYLAAGPDFYFDFEKKTGIDKKKAEVGINVGAGLKLLNHLQVGANYNIPLGDTADIDGGGSYKTKTWQVSVAYIF encoded by the coding sequence ATGAAAAAGATTTTTGGTGCTTTATTGATTGCTGTATGTATTGGTATGGCAATGCCTGCTCAGGCTCAAATACATTTTGGTGTAAAGGGAGGTTTGAACTTGTCAAAAGCGAGCTTCTCTAATGTGAAAGAAAACTTTAAGAAGGATAATTTTACCGGCTTCTTTATTGGCCCAATGGCTGAGTTTAATATTCCAATCGTAGGGTTGGGGGTAGATGCTGCGTTGCTTTTTGCCCAAAGAGGTATCAAGGTTTCTGATGCCGACGCGGATGTTACTGTGAAGCAGAACGGTATTGATATCCCGGTTAACTTGAAGTATAACATCGGCTTGGGTAGCCTGGCCGGTATTTATCTGGCTGCCGGTCCTGATTTTTATTTCGACTTTGAAAAGAAAACCGGAATCGACAAGAAGAAGGCGGAAGTAGGTATCAATGTAGGTGCCGGTCTGAAGTTGCTGAACCATTTGCAGGTGGGAGCTAATTATAATATCCCATTGGGCGACACTGCTGATATTGACGGCGGCGGTTCCTATAAAACCAAGACTTGGCAGGTATCTGTTGCTTATATTTTTTAG